Proteins from a genomic interval of Salmo salar chromosome ssa14, Ssal_v3.1, whole genome shotgun sequence:
- the LOC106569564 gene encoding zona pellucida sperm-binding protein 3-like, whose product MKLLDGNVVSDPYYYPKEKHRCICTDGFQAIICSASVGCVVSDAWDSRRFYPRSGFLHDEVPARFDSQKPVQEEPVRPDHSKAVEEPEGSQSKQTSENPLTWSYPKVEKPEHKPTVSERLKQVAWCGQSVVRVAVKQELLGIGWLIQPERITLGGCAATEEDAEAHVLTFESELHGCGSELTMNEDVLIYTFTLVYEPKPLANTSTLKTSAAMVDIECHYLRNHDVSSNALKPTWIPYTSNMVAEELLYFSLRLMTADWQFERPSNHYYLGDIINMEASVMPYHHVPLRVFVDRCVATLAPDVHTVPRYSFIEDHGCLVDAKLTGSSSQFLSRSQDDKIQFQLESFRFQPQNDSQQLYITCHLKATAASSPIDAENKACSFTDGWKAAGGDDQVCGCCDSSCAASKARDLDSDSDLRWEGEATLGPIIVQE is encoded by the exons ATGAAATTGTTGGATGGAAACGTAGTTAGTGATCCATACTATTATCCAA AAGAAAAACATAGATGTATTTGCACTGATGGTTTTCAGGCAATCATTTGCAGTGCTTCTGTTGGTTGTGTTGTTAGTGATGCTTGGGACTCCAGACGGTTTTATCCGAGATCAGGGTTTCTGCACGATGAAGTCCCAGCCAGGTTTGACTCTCAGAAGCCAGTGCAGGAAGAGCCTGTAAGACCGGACCATAGCAAGGCTGTTGAAGAGCCTGAGGGTTCCCAGTCCAAGCAGACCTCTGAGAACCCTTTGACTTGGAGCTATCCTAAAGTTGAAAAGCCTGAGCACAAGCCTACTGTGTCTGAGCGGCTGAAGCAGGTGGCTTGGTGTGGGCAGAGTGTGGTCCGTGTGGCGGTGAAGCAGGAACTTCTGGGGATTGGCTGGCTCATCCAGCCAGAGCGTATCACTCTAGGAGGTTGTGCTGCCACTGAGGAGGATGCTGAAGCTCATGTGCTCACCTTTGAATCAGAGCTGCATGGCTGTGGCAGTGAGCTGACG ATGAATGAGGATGTGCTGATCTACACCTTCACTCTTGTCTATGAGCCAAAACCTCTTGCTAACACTTCTACATTGAAGACCAGTGCAGCTATGGTTGATATTGAGTGCCACTACTTGAG GAATCACGATGTGAGCAGCAATGCCCTGAAGCCGACCTGGATCCCCTACACTTCCAACATGGTGGCAGAGGAACTCCTCTACTTCTCCCTGAGGTTAATGACTG CTGACTGGCAGTTTGAGAGGCCCTCCAACCATTACTATCTTGGTGACATCATCAACATGGAAGCCTCGGTCATGCCGTACCATCACGTTCCCCTCCGTGTCTTTGTGGACCGCTGTGTCGCCACCTTGGCGCCTGATGTCCACACTGTCCCTAGATATTCTTTCATTGAGGACCATGG GTGTCTGGTTGATGCCAAGTTGACCGGCTCCAGCTCCCAGTTCCTGTCCAGATCCCAGGATGACAAGATCCAGTTTCAGCTGGAGTCCTTCAGGTTCCAACCACAGAATGATTCCCAACAGCTCTACATAACATGTCATCTGAAAGCAACTGCAGCCTCTTCCCCCATTGATGCTGAGAACAAGGCCTGCTCTTTCACAGATGG ctggaaggctgcaggtgGGGATGACCAGGTTTGTGGCTGCTGTGACTCCAGCTGTGCTGCAAGCAAGGCTAGAGATCTTGACAGTGATTCAG ATTTGCGGTGGGAAGGTGAAGCTACCCTAGGCCCCATAATTGTCCAAGAGTAA